One region of Eretmochelys imbricata isolate rEreImb1 chromosome 2, rEreImb1.hap1, whole genome shotgun sequence genomic DNA includes:
- the TFAP2A gene encoding transcription factor AP-2-alpha isoform X3, with protein sequence MLWKLTDNIKYEECEDRHDGTSNGTARLPQLGSVGQSPYTSAPPLSHTPNADFQPPYFPPPYQPIYPQSQDPYSHVNDPYSLNPLHAQPQPQHPGWPGQRQSQEAGLLHTHRGLPHQLSGLDPRRDYRRHEDLLHGPHGLSSGLGDIPIHSIPHAIEDVPHVEDPGINIPDQTVIKKAPVPPNAVSAIPINKDALFGGVVNPNEVFCSVPGRLSLLSSTSKYKVTVAEVQRRLSPPECLNASLLGGVLRRAKSKNGGRSLREKLDKIGLNLPAGRRKAANVTLLTSLVEGEAVHLARDFGYVCETEFPAKAVAEFLNRQHSDPNEQVTRKNMLLATKQICKEFTDLLAQDRSPLGNSRPNPILEPGIQSCLTHFNLISHGFGSPAVCAAVTALQNYLTEALKAMDKMYLSNNPNNHTDNSTKSGDKEEKHRK encoded by the exons gATCGTCACGATGGCACCAGCAATGGGACAGCCCGGTTACCCCAGTTGGGGTCTGTAGGTCAATCTCCCTACACCAGCGCCCCTCCACTCTCCCACACCCCCAATGCTGACTTTCAGCCCCCATACTTCCCTCCTCCTTACCAGCCCATTTACCCCCAGTCTCAAGATCCTTATTCCCACGTTAATGACCCCTATAGCCTGAATCCCCTCCATGCCCAACCTCAACCCCAGCATCCAGGATGGCCAGGACAGAGACAAAGCCAGGAGGCTGGGCTCTTACACACACACCGGGGGTTACCCCACCAGCTATCCGGCCTGGACCCTCGTAGGGATTACCGGCGGCATGAGGATCTACTGCATGGACCCCATGGGCTCAGCTCAGGACTAGGAGACATTCCTATCCATTCGATACCTCATGCTATAGAAGATGTACCG CATGTAGAAGACCCGGGTATTAACATCCCAGATCAAACTGTAATTAAGAAAG CGCCGGTCCCCCC CAACGCCGTCTCCGCCATCCCCATCAACAAGGACGCGCTCTTCGGCGGGGTGGTGAACCCCAACGAGGTCTTCTGCTCCGTGCCGGGCCGCCTCTCCCTGCTCAGCTCCACCTCCAAGTACAAGGTCACGGTGGCGGAAGTGCAGAGACGCCTCTCCCCGCCCGAGTGCCTCAACGCCTCCCTGCTGGGCGGGGTGCTCCGgag GGCGAAGTCTAAAAATGGAGGGAGATCTTTGAGAGAAAAACTGGACAAAATAGGATTAAACCTGCCAGCCGGGAGACGTAAAGCTGCTAATGTCACCCTGCTCACATCACTAGTAGAGG GAGAAGCAGTACATCTAGCTAGAGATTTTGGGTATGTCTGTGAGACAGAATTTCCTGCCAAAGCAGTTGCTGAATTTCTCAACCGACAACATTCCGATCCAAACGAGCAAGTCACAAGAAAAAACATGCTTCTAGCTACAAA ACAGATCTGTAAAGAGTTCACCGACCTGCTGGCTCAGGACCGATCTCCCCTGGGGAACTCTCGGCCCAACCCTATCCTGGAGCCGGGCATCCAGAGCTGCCTGACCCACTTCAACCTCATCTCTCATGGATTTGGCAGCCCTGCGGTGTGCGCCGCCGTTACCGCCCTGCAGAACTATCTCACCGAGGCGCTCAAGGCCATGGACAAAATGTACCTCAGCAACAACCCCAACAACCACACAGACAACAGCACCAAAAGTGGCGACAAAGAGGAGAAGCACCGAAAGTGA
- the TFAP2A gene encoding transcription factor AP-2-alpha isoform X1 — protein sequence MKMLWKLTDNIKYEECEDRHDGTSNGTARLPQLGSVGQSPYTSAPPLSHTPNADFQPPYFPPPYQPIYPQSQDPYSHVNDPYSLNPLHAQPQPQHPGWPGQRQSQEAGLLHTHRGLPHQLSGLDPRRDYRRHEDLLHGPHGLSSGLGDIPIHSIPHAIEDVPHVEDPGINIPDQTVIKKGPVSLSKSNSNAVSAIPINKDALFGGVVNPNEVFCSVPGRLSLLSSTSKYKVTVAEVQRRLSPPECLNASLLGGVLRRAKSKNGGRSLREKLDKIGLNLPAGRRKAANVTLLTSLVEGEAVHLARDFGYVCETEFPAKAVAEFLNRQHSDPNEQVTRKNMLLATKQICKEFTDLLAQDRSPLGNSRPNPILEPGIQSCLTHFNLISHGFGSPAVCAAVTALQNYLTEALKAMDKMYLSNNPNNHTDNSTKSGDKEEKHRK from the exons gATCGTCACGATGGCACCAGCAATGGGACAGCCCGGTTACCCCAGTTGGGGTCTGTAGGTCAATCTCCCTACACCAGCGCCCCTCCACTCTCCCACACCCCCAATGCTGACTTTCAGCCCCCATACTTCCCTCCTCCTTACCAGCCCATTTACCCCCAGTCTCAAGATCCTTATTCCCACGTTAATGACCCCTATAGCCTGAATCCCCTCCATGCCCAACCTCAACCCCAGCATCCAGGATGGCCAGGACAGAGACAAAGCCAGGAGGCTGGGCTCTTACACACACACCGGGGGTTACCCCACCAGCTATCCGGCCTGGACCCTCGTAGGGATTACCGGCGGCATGAGGATCTACTGCATGGACCCCATGGGCTCAGCTCAGGACTAGGAGACATTCCTATCCATTCGATACCTCATGCTATAGAAGATGTACCG CATGTAGAAGACCCGGGTATTAACATCCCAGATCAAACTGTAATTAAGAAAG gccccgtgtccctctcCAAGTCTAACAGCAACGCCGTCTCCGCCATCCCCATCAACAAGGACGCGCTCTTCGGCGGGGTGGTGAACCCCAACGAGGTCTTCTGCTCCGTGCCGGGCCGCCTCTCCCTGCTCAGCTCCACCTCCAAGTACAAGGTCACGGTGGCGGAAGTGCAGAGACGCCTCTCCCCGCCCGAGTGCCTCAACGCCTCCCTGCTGGGCGGGGTGCTCCGgag GGCGAAGTCTAAAAATGGAGGGAGATCTTTGAGAGAAAAACTGGACAAAATAGGATTAAACCTGCCAGCCGGGAGACGTAAAGCTGCTAATGTCACCCTGCTCACATCACTAGTAGAGG GAGAAGCAGTACATCTAGCTAGAGATTTTGGGTATGTCTGTGAGACAGAATTTCCTGCCAAAGCAGTTGCTGAATTTCTCAACCGACAACATTCCGATCCAAACGAGCAAGTCACAAGAAAAAACATGCTTCTAGCTACAAA ACAGATCTGTAAAGAGTTCACCGACCTGCTGGCTCAGGACCGATCTCCCCTGGGGAACTCTCGGCCCAACCCTATCCTGGAGCCGGGCATCCAGAGCTGCCTGACCCACTTCAACCTCATCTCTCATGGATTTGGCAGCCCTGCGGTGTGCGCCGCCGTTACCGCCCTGCAGAACTATCTCACCGAGGCGCTCAAGGCCATGGACAAAATGTACCTCAGCAACAACCCCAACAACCACACAGACAACAGCACCAAAAGTGGCGACAAAGAGGAGAAGCACCGAAAGTGA
- the TFAP2A gene encoding transcription factor AP-2-alpha isoform X4 — translation MLVHSFSAMDRHDGTSNGTARLPQLGSVGQSPYTSAPPLSHTPNADFQPPYFPPPYQPIYPQSQDPYSHVNDPYSLNPLHAQPQPQHPGWPGQRQSQEAGLLHTHRGLPHQLSGLDPRRDYRRHEDLLHGPHGLSSGLGDIPIHSIPHAIEDVPHVEDPGINIPDQTVIKKGPVSLSKSNSNAVSAIPINKDALFGGVVNPNEVFCSVPGRLSLLSSTSKYKVTVAEVQRRLSPPECLNASLLGGVLRRAKSKNGGRSLREKLDKIGLNLPAGRRKAANVTLLTSLVEGEAVHLARDFGYVCETEFPAKAVAEFLNRQHSDPNEQVTRKNMLLATKQICKEFTDLLAQDRSPLGNSRPNPILEPGIQSCLTHFNLISHGFGSPAVCAAVTALQNYLTEALKAMDKMYLSNNPNNHTDNSTKSGDKEEKHRK, via the exons gATCGTCACGATGGCACCAGCAATGGGACAGCCCGGTTACCCCAGTTGGGGTCTGTAGGTCAATCTCCCTACACCAGCGCCCCTCCACTCTCCCACACCCCCAATGCTGACTTTCAGCCCCCATACTTCCCTCCTCCTTACCAGCCCATTTACCCCCAGTCTCAAGATCCTTATTCCCACGTTAATGACCCCTATAGCCTGAATCCCCTCCATGCCCAACCTCAACCCCAGCATCCAGGATGGCCAGGACAGAGACAAAGCCAGGAGGCTGGGCTCTTACACACACACCGGGGGTTACCCCACCAGCTATCCGGCCTGGACCCTCGTAGGGATTACCGGCGGCATGAGGATCTACTGCATGGACCCCATGGGCTCAGCTCAGGACTAGGAGACATTCCTATCCATTCGATACCTCATGCTATAGAAGATGTACCG CATGTAGAAGACCCGGGTATTAACATCCCAGATCAAACTGTAATTAAGAAAG gccccgtgtccctctcCAAGTCTAACAGCAACGCCGTCTCCGCCATCCCCATCAACAAGGACGCGCTCTTCGGCGGGGTGGTGAACCCCAACGAGGTCTTCTGCTCCGTGCCGGGCCGCCTCTCCCTGCTCAGCTCCACCTCCAAGTACAAGGTCACGGTGGCGGAAGTGCAGAGACGCCTCTCCCCGCCCGAGTGCCTCAACGCCTCCCTGCTGGGCGGGGTGCTCCGgag GGCGAAGTCTAAAAATGGAGGGAGATCTTTGAGAGAAAAACTGGACAAAATAGGATTAAACCTGCCAGCCGGGAGACGTAAAGCTGCTAATGTCACCCTGCTCACATCACTAGTAGAGG GAGAAGCAGTACATCTAGCTAGAGATTTTGGGTATGTCTGTGAGACAGAATTTCCTGCCAAAGCAGTTGCTGAATTTCTCAACCGACAACATTCCGATCCAAACGAGCAAGTCACAAGAAAAAACATGCTTCTAGCTACAAA ACAGATCTGTAAAGAGTTCACCGACCTGCTGGCTCAGGACCGATCTCCCCTGGGGAACTCTCGGCCCAACCCTATCCTGGAGCCGGGCATCCAGAGCTGCCTGACCCACTTCAACCTCATCTCTCATGGATTTGGCAGCCCTGCGGTGTGCGCCGCCGTTACCGCCCTGCAGAACTATCTCACCGAGGCGCTCAAGGCCATGGACAAAATGTACCTCAGCAACAACCCCAACAACCACACAGACAACAGCACCAAAAGTGGCGACAAAGAGGAGAAGCACCGAAAGTGA
- the TFAP2A gene encoding transcription factor AP-2-alpha isoform X2 — protein MSILAKMGDWQDRHDGTSNGTARLPQLGSVGQSPYTSAPPLSHTPNADFQPPYFPPPYQPIYPQSQDPYSHVNDPYSLNPLHAQPQPQHPGWPGQRQSQEAGLLHTHRGLPHQLSGLDPRRDYRRHEDLLHGPHGLSSGLGDIPIHSIPHAIEDVPHVEDPGINIPDQTVIKKGPVSLSKSNSNAVSAIPINKDALFGGVVNPNEVFCSVPGRLSLLSSTSKYKVTVAEVQRRLSPPECLNASLLGGVLRRAKSKNGGRSLREKLDKIGLNLPAGRRKAANVTLLTSLVEGEAVHLARDFGYVCETEFPAKAVAEFLNRQHSDPNEQVTRKNMLLATKQICKEFTDLLAQDRSPLGNSRPNPILEPGIQSCLTHFNLISHGFGSPAVCAAVTALQNYLTEALKAMDKMYLSNNPNNHTDNSTKSGDKEEKHRK, from the exons gATCGTCACGATGGCACCAGCAATGGGACAGCCCGGTTACCCCAGTTGGGGTCTGTAGGTCAATCTCCCTACACCAGCGCCCCTCCACTCTCCCACACCCCCAATGCTGACTTTCAGCCCCCATACTTCCCTCCTCCTTACCAGCCCATTTACCCCCAGTCTCAAGATCCTTATTCCCACGTTAATGACCCCTATAGCCTGAATCCCCTCCATGCCCAACCTCAACCCCAGCATCCAGGATGGCCAGGACAGAGACAAAGCCAGGAGGCTGGGCTCTTACACACACACCGGGGGTTACCCCACCAGCTATCCGGCCTGGACCCTCGTAGGGATTACCGGCGGCATGAGGATCTACTGCATGGACCCCATGGGCTCAGCTCAGGACTAGGAGACATTCCTATCCATTCGATACCTCATGCTATAGAAGATGTACCG CATGTAGAAGACCCGGGTATTAACATCCCAGATCAAACTGTAATTAAGAAAG gccccgtgtccctctcCAAGTCTAACAGCAACGCCGTCTCCGCCATCCCCATCAACAAGGACGCGCTCTTCGGCGGGGTGGTGAACCCCAACGAGGTCTTCTGCTCCGTGCCGGGCCGCCTCTCCCTGCTCAGCTCCACCTCCAAGTACAAGGTCACGGTGGCGGAAGTGCAGAGACGCCTCTCCCCGCCCGAGTGCCTCAACGCCTCCCTGCTGGGCGGGGTGCTCCGgag GGCGAAGTCTAAAAATGGAGGGAGATCTTTGAGAGAAAAACTGGACAAAATAGGATTAAACCTGCCAGCCGGGAGACGTAAAGCTGCTAATGTCACCCTGCTCACATCACTAGTAGAGG GAGAAGCAGTACATCTAGCTAGAGATTTTGGGTATGTCTGTGAGACAGAATTTCCTGCCAAAGCAGTTGCTGAATTTCTCAACCGACAACATTCCGATCCAAACGAGCAAGTCACAAGAAAAAACATGCTTCTAGCTACAAA ACAGATCTGTAAAGAGTTCACCGACCTGCTGGCTCAGGACCGATCTCCCCTGGGGAACTCTCGGCCCAACCCTATCCTGGAGCCGGGCATCCAGAGCTGCCTGACCCACTTCAACCTCATCTCTCATGGATTTGGCAGCCCTGCGGTGTGCGCCGCCGTTACCGCCCTGCAGAACTATCTCACCGAGGCGCTCAAGGCCATGGACAAAATGTACCTCAGCAACAACCCCAACAACCACACAGACAACAGCACCAAAAGTGGCGACAAAGAGGAGAAGCACCGAAAGTGA